The Ferrovibrio sp. MS7 sequence ATTCGATCAGGGCCGCCACTTTCGGATCGGCAAGGTGGTAATAAATGGATTGCCCGTCGCGACGCGTGGCGACCAGGCCGTCATCACGCAGCTTCTGCAGATGCTGCGAGAGGGCAGACTGGCTAAGCTCCACACGCGCCGCCAGGTCGCCCACGCTCAATTCGCCCTCGACCAATTGGCAGAGGGCAAGCAGTCGCTTTTCATTGGCGAGCTGGCGCAGGAAGCGGCTGGCTTCCTGGGCGGCTTCGGCCATGGCAGCGGCGTTCGGCTTGGTCGGCATTGTACGGCAATCCATGTATTTTAGTTGTTGCTAATTTAGTATTATCTAATATAATTGGCAAGAGAAAAGATGAGGACGTCATGGCGCTGCAGATTTCTCCGCATTTCCACGAACCCACCTTTACGGTTGCCTACCTGCTTTGGGATGACGCCACGCGGCAGGCGGCGGTAATTGATCCGGTGCTGGATTTCGATGCCAAGTCTGGCCGCACCCACACCCAGTCGGTTGATGCGCTGCTGGCCGAGGTGGAGCGGCGCGGTCTTGAGGTGCGCTGGTCGTTGGAAACCCATGCCCATGCCGATCATCTTTCCGCCGCCCCGGTGGTGCGCAGCCGTACCGGTGCCCGCACTGTGATCGGTGAACGCATCACCCAGGTGCAGAAGGTATTCAAGCCGATCTTCGATGCCGGCGATCTGGCAACCGATGGCTCCGCCTTTGATCATTTGGCGAAGGATGGCGAAAGGCTGCCGCTCGGCAACCTGGAGATCGAGGTGATCCCGACGCCAGGCCATACCCCCGCCTGTGTCAGCTACCGCATTGCCGATGCTGTGTTCGTCGGCGACACATTATTCATGCCTGATTACGGCACAGCGCGCTGTGATTTTCCTGGTGGCAATGCCGCCACGTTGTATCGTTCGATCCGCAGATTGCTCAGCCTGCCGCCGGAAACGCGGCTGTTCATGTGCCACGACTACAAGGCGCCGGGCCGCGAGGCTTATGCCTGGGAAACCACGGTGGCGGCACAGCGCCAGGGCAATGTCCATGTACATGACGGGATCGACGAGGCGGCTTTTGTTGCCATGCGCGAGGCACGCGACCGCAAACTCGACATGCCGGCGCTGATCCTGCCTTCAGTGCAGGTGAATATCCGCGCCGGTGAGATGCCGCCGCCATCGGAGAATGGCATCCGTTATCTCAAACTGCCGGTGAACACCCTTTAACGGATGAAGCGGTCGACATAATCGGCGCCGAGGCCGCAGGCGGTGTAATGCTTGCGGCACATCTCGATCTTGCTGAACACATCCTCATAGGCCATCACCTTGCCCCAGGGATCGACATAGATCATGGCGCCGGTGATATGGAACAGCGTGATCATTTCCGGGCAATCTTCCGGCACCACCAGGGTATGGGTCTCGCCCGGCGGCTCGAACACGTAGGAGCCGGTCTCCGCCACCCAGTCATGCTCCAGGTAATGC is a genomic window containing:
- a CDS encoding ArsR/SmtB family transcription factor; the protein is MPTKPNAAAMAEAAQEASRFLRQLANEKRLLALCQLVEGELSVGDLAARVELSQSALSQHLQKLRDDGLVATRRDGQSIYYHLADPKVAALIELLYRQFCQPAGKSKKK
- a CDS encoding MBL fold metallo-hydrolase, with the protein product MALQISPHFHEPTFTVAYLLWDDATRQAAVIDPVLDFDAKSGRTHTQSVDALLAEVERRGLEVRWSLETHAHADHLSAAPVVRSRTGARTVIGERITQVQKVFKPIFDAGDLATDGSAFDHLAKDGERLPLGNLEIEVIPTPGHTPACVSYRIADAVFVGDTLFMPDYGTARCDFPGGNAATLYRSIRRLLSLPPETRLFMCHDYKAPGREAYAWETTVAAQRQGNVHVHDGIDEAAFVAMREARDRKLDMPALILPSVQVNIRAGEMPPPSENGIRYLKLPVNTL
- a CDS encoding 2,4'-dihydroxyacetophenone dioxygenase family protein, whose translation is MTDDTSRMPYQLPFPKEAASEIVIGSVIPEDERVWVPQAENVWFRPLCLHAGQGYWVNLLRVRRSGVLSRHRHPAPVHGQVLRGKWHYLEHDWVAETGSYVFEPPGETHTLVVPEDCPEMITLFHITGAMIYVDPWGKVMAYEDVFSKIEMCRKHYTACGLGADYVDRFIR